TTCCCGAAACTCTGCAATATCGATATCATCCAAATAATCCATGCGAACCGGTTTTTTATGGGTTTTGTAGTTGGTCGAGTTCATCACTTCAAGAGAAACACCTGCATTTATCAACTTCTGAATAGTCTCGTCGCTGAGACATCCTCCTTTTGTACGCCAAAACTCAATACTTACTGTCAGCTTATTAAGGTAGTTTCTTCGGGCCTCTACTGGCAGAGTGGAAAGCAGAAATTGCATGAAACCTTTCCATGTATATCCTGCAGGCAGACGTACACTTTGCCATCCCATGGCACGCGTACCTCCATAAATCCCAGTAAAATTCACCCCGTTTACACGCCCTATCATCTTTCCCCACGTATTCGGATCGATGGCACGATAAAGGCGAAGACTCTCCTGGGCTTCACAAAGGAAAGGACTCGCCACGCGTTGACGTTCAATATTGACCCCCGCCTTGTAATACAAATCATACAGATGATTATAATCGAATCCAAATTTGCCATTAGCTGTCCAGACATCCGTAGTTTTCCAGTCAAAAATAGGATAAGCATTGAAAATATCGTTTCCTATTTTAGAAGTCCACCGATAATTATGATACATCTGATATTTACGATTCAAATGGATACTGCGCCATCGGTTGAAACTCTCCTGTGTACGTATTCCTATCAAGAAACAGGAACGGACACTGTCCTTCTTCAGATGCAGCCACTTGGCAAAATGCATCTGGAACTCATAGTCCCACATCTCAGGAGTATAGAATGAAAAAGCTTCTTTAGTCAGACAATTCTTGGGCATCTGTCTCACCCAGATATCTTTCAAATCATCTTGCCACGGACGCCAGTAACTCTGGTACATCGAAGTACAGGTCGTCACGCGAAAAGGCACACAGACACGATATACTTCCAAAATGTCTTTGTTAGCCTCCAAAATGCGGTCCACGTAGTCGATAGTCACGCTGTACTGTATCTCATAATCCATATGAAATACACATAGTTTCCTGTCCAAACGA
Above is a window of Bacteroides helcogenes P 36-108 DNA encoding:
- a CDS encoding DUF3440 domain-containing protein is translated as MSTPKNVYELALERLEIIFKEFDTICVSFSGGKDSGVLLNLCIDYIRCNRLDRKLCVFHMDYEIQYSVTIDYVDRILEANKDILEVYRVCVPFRVTTCTSMYQSYWRPWQDDLKDIWVRQMPKNCLTKEAFSFYTPEMWDYEFQMHFAKWLHLKKDSVRSCFLIGIRTQESFNRWRSIHLNRKYQMYHNYRWTSKIGNDIFNAYPIFDWKTTDVWTANGKFGFDYNHLYDLYYKAGVNIERQRVASPFLCEAQESLRLYRAIDPNTWGKMIGRVNGVNFTGIYGGTRAMGWQSVRLPAGYTWKGFMQFLLSTLPVEARRNYLNKLTVSIEFWRTKGGCLSDETIQKLINAGVSLEVMNSTNYKTHKKPVRMDYLDDIDIAEFREIPTYKRMCICILKNDHACKYMGFALNKEEAYKRDKIMEQFKNMML